Proteins encoded by one window of Ochrobactrum sp. BTU1:
- a CDS encoding shikimate dehydrogenase — MISGKTRFVPLLAHPARHVRTPALFNVECARQGIDMVMVPLDVRPDMLTQTVASMKAIDNLAGMVITIPHKTAVAVLCDRTVGAASLVGACNIIRREADGSLTGGMFDGEGFVAGLRSQGHEPSGLRTLLVGAGGAASGVAHALLRAGVTDLTIANRSMEKAAYLAQQLVAAFPHASIAAGAADPAGYALVINGTALGMHDGDALPVLLERLEEGAIVAEVVMQPDMTPLLVAATAQGCHVHRGIHMIEQQVRLLVDFLK; from the coding sequence ATGATTTCCGGAAAAACCCGCTTTGTTCCCCTGCTGGCCCATCCCGCGCGCCATGTGCGAACGCCCGCCCTCTTTAATGTCGAATGTGCCCGTCAAGGGATCGACATGGTCATGGTTCCGCTCGATGTACGTCCGGACATGCTGACGCAAACGGTCGCGAGCATGAAAGCGATCGACAATCTCGCCGGCATGGTCATCACCATTCCTCACAAAACTGCGGTCGCGGTGCTCTGCGACCGAACAGTTGGAGCAGCAAGCCTTGTCGGGGCCTGCAACATCATTCGCCGTGAGGCCGATGGCAGCCTGACTGGCGGAATGTTCGATGGCGAGGGTTTCGTCGCCGGCCTGCGGTCGCAAGGACATGAGCCTTCAGGCCTTCGTACGCTTCTGGTCGGCGCAGGCGGCGCGGCAAGCGGGGTGGCACATGCATTGTTGCGGGCCGGCGTGACCGATCTGACTATTGCCAATCGTTCCATGGAAAAGGCAGCTTATTTGGCGCAACAGCTCGTCGCAGCATTTCCACATGCAAGCATTGCGGCCGGGGCAGCGGACCCCGCCGGTTACGCGCTTGTCATCAATGGAACAGCTCTTGGGATGCATGACGGCGATGCTTTGCCTGTCTTGCTCGAGCGGCTCGAAGAGGGGGCAATCGTTGCGGAAGTGGTGATGCAGCCGGACATGACGCCGTTGTTGGTTGCGGCCACGGCGCAGGGTTGCCATGTTCATCGGGGCATCCATATGATCGAACAGCAGGTGCGTCTGCTTGTCGATTTCCTCAAATGA
- a CDS encoding glycerol dehydrogenase encodes MSDPLTIFDAQLKVFGAPSRYIQGRGILGRIGDFAAQIGESVVLVADIHILPLVEPILRRTFDNLGMDLTVLPFQGQLGLETADRLSDALGQSTPEIVIAAGGGRSIDAGKALADKRGLKLITVPTVASNDAPTSKNYVLYDENDILLEVRHLSRNPDFVVVDTEILAGAPQAMFAAGLGDALSKKAEALACAEGRGVNMFGARPTHLSGAIASLCYDTLVEQAITAFDAAGTGKPNMAFDAAAEAMVLMAGLGFESGGLSVPHALTRGLTHVPGVAGKPHGFQVAYGLVVHHWLLGEALPTALTAIYRHTGLPLCLAALAGRPIEDGHLRAVANASIAVPHMLNFPRPLTVEDLVEAMRAIEIKVA; translated from the coding sequence ATGTCCGATCCCCTTACTATTTTCGATGCGCAGCTCAAAGTCTTCGGTGCGCCGTCACGTTATATTCAGGGCCGTGGAATACTTGGCCGCATCGGTGATTTTGCCGCGCAGATCGGCGAAAGCGTCGTACTTGTGGCGGACATCCATATACTCCCCCTTGTCGAGCCGATCCTCCGTCGAACCTTCGATAACCTCGGCATGGACCTTACAGTTCTGCCCTTCCAGGGTCAGCTTGGGCTGGAAACTGCCGATCGCCTCTCCGATGCCCTTGGGCAATCGACTCCCGAGATCGTCATTGCCGCCGGAGGCGGCCGCTCCATCGACGCAGGCAAAGCACTGGCCGACAAGCGCGGGCTCAAATTGATCACCGTCCCGACGGTTGCCTCAAACGATGCGCCGACCAGCAAGAATTACGTGCTCTATGACGAGAACGACATTTTGCTCGAAGTCAGGCATCTTTCGCGGAACCCTGATTTCGTCGTTGTCGACACCGAGATTCTTGCTGGAGCGCCGCAAGCCATGTTTGCTGCCGGACTGGGTGATGCACTGTCGAAAAAAGCCGAAGCTCTCGCCTGCGCCGAAGGGCGCGGCGTCAACATGTTTGGCGCGCGTCCGACACACCTGTCCGGCGCAATCGCATCGTTATGTTACGACACGCTCGTTGAACAAGCGATTACGGCGTTTGACGCCGCCGGTACCGGCAAGCCGAACATGGCGTTCGATGCGGCGGCCGAGGCCATGGTCCTGATGGCGGGCCTGGGTTTCGAAAGCGGTGGCCTTTCGGTGCCGCATGCTCTGACCCGTGGACTGACGCATGTTCCGGGTGTTGCAGGCAAGCCGCATGGATTTCAGGTCGCCTATGGGCTCGTCGTTCACCATTGGCTTCTCGGCGAAGCGCTGCCGACTGCCCTCACCGCAATCTATCGGCATACAGGCCTGCCTCTGTGCCTTGCCGCATTGGCGGGACGCCCCATCGAGGATGGACATTTAAGAGCCGTCGCGAATGCTTCGATTGCAGTGCCGCATATGCTGAATTTTCCGCGGCCACTAACGGTCGAAGACCTCGTCGAGGCAATGCGCGCAATCGAGATAAAAGTCGCGTAA
- a CDS encoding SDR family oxidoreductase encodes MPIEDPAKALAVVTGGGTGIGRAVAELLADSGYQVIALGLDQDADLRADIIFHQVDLTDTAASIATLPEGRPVACLVNCAGMLRHQQEWETDAFEQVMRVNVTASFAFATGLLERLEAAVGAVVNVASMWAIFGSPGAPAYTASKGAVAAMTRSQAVAWAPRGVRVNSVAPGWVETRISEKARTDAERAERIGSRIPMGRWAQPAEIATVVRFLLSSDAGYITGAMIPIDGGYSIC; translated from the coding sequence ATGCCTATTGAAGACCCCGCGAAGGCGCTTGCCGTGGTGACAGGCGGCGGCACCGGAATCGGCCGGGCGGTCGCGGAATTGCTGGCCGATTCGGGCTACCAGGTTATCGCGCTCGGTCTCGACCAGGATGCGGATCTACGCGCCGACATCATCTTTCATCAGGTCGATCTAACCGATACCGCTGCCAGCATCGCCACTCTGCCGGAGGGACGCCCAGTTGCCTGCCTCGTCAATTGCGCCGGCATGTTGCGCCATCAGCAGGAATGGGAAACGGATGCGTTCGAGCAGGTGATGCGCGTCAACGTTACCGCCAGCTTCGCATTCGCGACCGGTTTGTTGGAACGGCTCGAGGCCGCGGTCGGCGCTGTCGTAAACGTTGCCTCGATGTGGGCAATCTTCGGCTCACCCGGTGCGCCAGCCTATACTGCGAGTAAGGGCGCTGTCGCCGCGATGACCCGATCGCAAGCCGTTGCCTGGGCCCCACGCGGGGTTCGAGTCAATTCAGTTGCACCAGGCTGGGTAGAAACGCGCATTTCCGAAAAGGCGCGGACCGACGCGGAGCGGGCCGAACGCATCGGCTCGCGCATCCCCATGGGGCGCTGGGCGCAACCCGCAGAAATCGCAACCGTCGTGCGTTTCCTGCTGTCATCCGACGCTGGATATATCACCGGCGCGATGATTCCCATCGACGGCGGTTATTCCATTTGCTGA
- a CDS encoding zinc-binding dehydrogenase, giving the protein MKAWVHDTTGNPDILQLRDMPKPRPGRGEVLIRNQAIGLNPVDWKFIQWGHDAWSWPHIPGVDGAGEVEDTGEGVSHVGVGARVAYHNDLLRPGSFAEYTVIPARAAIPLPDSLPFAAAAAIPCPGLTAQQAIDKVPLQPGAHVLVTGASGAVGGALLQLARGRGWIVHAIASASQADRLLSLGAATITDYRNDGWKQEWKRRTKYQILHAVFDMVSGAHAASLAPLLTANGHLVCIQDRQETAPLPAFTTTISLHEVGLNAMHAHACDNQWGQLVAAGSVIARQICEGLFDPQLIEAVQFDDLPAALSRLKEGPNPGNRVAVL; this is encoded by the coding sequence ATGAAAGCTTGGGTTCACGACACGACCGGCAATCCCGATATCCTGCAACTGCGCGATATGCCGAAGCCACGCCCCGGGCGCGGCGAGGTGCTGATCCGAAATCAGGCAATTGGCCTCAATCCGGTTGATTGGAAGTTCATTCAATGGGGACATGATGCCTGGTCCTGGCCACATATTCCCGGCGTCGACGGGGCCGGTGAGGTGGAGGACACCGGTGAGGGCGTCAGCCATGTCGGTGTCGGCGCGCGCGTCGCCTATCATAACGACTTGCTGCGCCCAGGCTCCTTCGCCGAATACACCGTCATTCCAGCGCGTGCGGCCATTCCGTTGCCCGATAGTCTGCCCTTTGCCGCGGCCGCTGCAATTCCATGCCCCGGGCTGACCGCGCAGCAGGCAATTGACAAAGTTCCTCTCCAGCCCGGCGCTCATGTGCTCGTCACAGGCGCGTCTGGCGCGGTTGGCGGCGCGCTATTGCAATTGGCTCGTGGCAGGGGGTGGATCGTCCACGCCATCGCCTCCGCATCGCAGGCCGACCGTCTGCTTTCGCTCGGCGCAGCCACCATTACCGATTACCGCAACGACGGCTGGAAGCAAGAATGGAAGCGGCGAACAAAGTACCAGATACTGCATGCCGTCTTCGACATGGTCAGCGGCGCCCATGCCGCCAGCCTTGCACCACTGCTGACAGCCAACGGGCATCTCGTCTGCATCCAGGACCGCCAGGAAACTGCACCCCTGCCCGCCTTTACCACCACAATCTCCCTGCATGAAGTCGGTCTCAACGCCATGCACGCTCATGCCTGCGACAATCAATGGGGGCAACTCGTGGCAGCTGGATCCGTAATTGCTCGACAGATTTGCGAGGGACTGTTTGACCCTCAGCTTATCGAAGCCGTGCAATTTGATGACCTGCCCGCAGCGCTGTCGCGTCTCAAGGAAGGCCCAAACCCAGGAAACCGTGTTGCCGTCCTATGA
- a CDS encoding DNA-binding protein, with protein sequence MSRSVHSTELVLSFQTNPDSVQAAFLRRAMSTLERIAATTPSKALTAALGAPTGAGTLAQILSHPEFIGEAVADLDPMVPALARNVEHRSLLLQRAGGVLSAEDAGKVAGITRQAIDKRRRSKAILAVREGSDWKYPVCQFRDGEVLPGIAEVVRGLEDHGPWATLDFLLAPDNVLGDRSPLDALRQGDRGAVERLIRANASEGFA encoded by the coding sequence ATGTCTCGTTCCGTTCATTCAACTGAGTTAGTCCTTAGTTTCCAGACGAACCCGGATTCCGTCCAGGCCGCATTTCTGCGCCGCGCCATGTCGACGCTCGAGCGGATCGCCGCGACAACCCCATCGAAGGCACTGACCGCAGCCCTTGGCGCGCCCACGGGCGCCGGAACCCTCGCACAGATCCTGAGTCATCCCGAATTTATCGGGGAGGCGGTGGCCGATCTCGACCCAATGGTACCGGCACTCGCACGCAACGTCGAGCATCGCTCGCTGCTGCTCCAGCGTGCGGGAGGTGTCCTTTCCGCTGAGGACGCTGGCAAGGTTGCCGGCATCACCCGTCAGGCGATCGACAAGCGACGTCGCAGCAAAGCGATCCTCGCCGTTCGTGAGGGAAGCGACTGGAAGTACCCGGTCTGCCAATTCCGGGACGGTGAGGTTTTGCCGGGAATTGCTGAGGTGGTTCGCGGTCTCGAAGACCATGGCCCATGGGCAACGCTCGACTTCCTCCTTGCCCCGGATAATGTGCTCGGCGACCGGTCGCCACTGGACGCCTTACGGCAGGGAGATCGCGGCGCGGTCGAGCGGCTTATCCGCGCCAATGCCAGCGAGGGCTTTGCCTGA
- a CDS encoding RES family NAD+ phosphorylase, with protein MMAPSARGPSGTALPPQDLLKTVELPITTIQAGQILQCIHRTQLDPIFYGPGSGNDPVYHFDSTSGRFGVLYIGHAFAGAFAETILRNPQRLMVAEREIASRSVTELASKRDLRMVTMHGAGLQVLGTDNAISTGPYEPCGIWADALWEHPDKPDGIAYLSQHDPCEVCFAVFERDIAFEMHTTRSLTIMQHDIAAVLDRYGKSLSTDP; from the coding sequence CTGATGGCACCGTCGGCAAGAGGACCGTCCGGGACAGCGCTACCACCGCAGGATTTGCTGAAGACTGTAGAACTGCCGATCACGACCATTCAAGCCGGGCAGATTCTGCAGTGCATTCATCGGACACAGCTTGACCCGATCTTCTACGGTCCAGGCTCCGGTAATGATCCGGTCTATCATTTTGACAGCACCAGTGGCCGTTTCGGTGTGCTTTATATAGGGCATGCTTTCGCTGGCGCGTTTGCCGAGACTATTCTGCGCAATCCTCAGAGGCTGATGGTCGCCGAACGGGAGATCGCCAGTAGATCGGTGACGGAGCTCGCGAGCAAGAGGGATCTGCGCATGGTTACGATGCACGGCGCCGGTCTTCAGGTACTAGGCACCGACAACGCGATTTCGACTGGTCCTTACGAGCCGTGCGGTATATGGGCTGACGCATTGTGGGAGCATCCGGACAAGCCGGATGGAATTGCGTATCTCTCTCAACATGACCCCTGTGAGGTCTGTTTTGCAGTGTTCGAGCGCGACATCGCATTCGAGATGCATACGACACGTTCCTTAACGATCATGCAGCATGACATCGCGGCTGTGCTCGACCGCTACGGCAAATCTCTATCCACCGACCCATAG
- a CDS encoding Ldh family oxidoreductase has translation MQTVAKVEKTALAALQKAGIPRNHSEIQTSFHLDAEMRGVLSHGLLRLPHVVECVLNGVTDPLANGIHNWRGEAFLEVDGQHGLGPVVAMSALDAASQRLKSAGSCVVAISNCDHLGMLAWYAEK, from the coding sequence ATGCAAACTGTTGCCAAGGTTGAGAAAACTGCACTTGCGGCTCTTCAAAAAGCTGGGATACCGCGCAATCATTCAGAAATTCAGACGTCTTTCCATCTGGATGCCGAGATGAGAGGAGTGCTGTCCCACGGCCTTCTGCGGCTGCCGCACGTTGTTGAGTGCGTGTTGAATGGTGTGACCGATCCTCTCGCTAACGGTATTCATAACTGGCGCGGTGAAGCGTTTCTTGAAGTGGACGGCCAGCATGGTCTAGGTCCTGTTGTAGCTATGTCTGCACTCGACGCAGCGAGTCAGCGTCTCAAGTCAGCAGGTTCGTGTGTGGTTGCTATCAGCAACTGTGATCACTTGGGAATGCTTGCATGGTACGCCGAAAAATAG
- a CDS encoding GntR family transcriptional regulator: MAKEEALSTIDPATVSGDRDAIRHPIGDTVYNALFADLIALRIPPGERLSVDALARQFGVSQTPIRAALIRLESDGLVAQKFNSGFSAAALPEGKHFRDVYQTRDLLEPEMAALAAIRATPDDITLVEKLCDEMAELADTNNHENFGRFAERDNAFHAYILKIAGNQVVAEAMARLYIHANLFRIRYHTKITTDAVTEHKAILEALRMKDAFAARNAMRAHIYNSRLRVEPFFTEE, encoded by the coding sequence ATGGCGAAGGAAGAGGCACTCAGCACGATTGACCCTGCCACCGTGTCAGGTGATCGAGACGCTATAAGACATCCGATCGGCGACACCGTTTACAATGCGCTATTTGCCGACCTGATTGCTTTGCGTATACCACCGGGAGAGCGACTTTCAGTCGATGCTTTAGCGCGGCAGTTTGGGGTTTCACAAACCCCGATCCGGGCCGCGTTGATTAGACTTGAGTCAGATGGCTTGGTTGCACAAAAATTCAATTCTGGTTTTAGTGCTGCCGCGCTACCGGAGGGTAAGCATTTTCGCGATGTCTATCAGACACGCGATCTCCTTGAACCCGAAATGGCCGCTTTAGCCGCGATAAGAGCGACACCGGACGACATTACTTTAGTTGAAAAACTCTGCGACGAAATGGCGGAGCTTGCTGATACGAATAATCATGAAAACTTCGGACGCTTTGCCGAGCGTGACAATGCGTTTCACGCGTATATCCTTAAAATCGCGGGAAACCAGGTTGTCGCCGAAGCAATGGCGCGTCTTTATATCCACGCCAATCTATTTCGGATTCGGTATCACACAAAAATTACCACCGATGCTGTAACCGAACATAAAGCCATCCTTGAGGCGCTTCGCATGAAAGATGCTTTTGCGGCACGCAACGCGATGAGAGCTCATATCTACAATTCGCGTCTGAGGGTGGAACCATTCTTTACTGAAGAATAG
- a CDS encoding aldehyde dehydrogenase family protein, which translates to MALDQLMWIDSTKVFINGEWVSPAGGETIAVENPSTGEIIGKIARGTPAEVDAAVSAANAALNGEWGRMTATQRGRILMKMSELVLKRAEELAMIETLDVGKPLNQSRNDSIALARYLEFYAGAADKLMGTTIPYQDGFTVYTLREPHGVCGIIIPWNYPMQILGRGVGAALAAGNTCVLKPAEDASLSSLAFAAIAHEAGLPAGVLNVVTGYGADVGATLSSHSGIQHISFTGSVGTGVAIQTAAAKNVVPVTLELGGKSPHIVFDDVDLEKAMPVLVGACMQNAGQTCSAASRVLVQRGIYEDVKRRMIEIYEGLVVGPAVESHNLGPVVSKKQKQIVSDFIERGNAELNVAAQGKLHADAPAEGNYILPTLFSEVEPDHALAQQEIFGPVQVLIPFDSEEDALRIANGTEYGLVAGVWTRDGGRQLRMARKLHSGQVFINNYGAGGGIELPFGGVGKSGHGREKGFEALYGFTHVKTVTISHG; encoded by the coding sequence ATGGCACTGGATCAACTGATGTGGATCGATTCCACCAAGGTCTTTATCAACGGAGAGTGGGTGAGCCCGGCCGGAGGAGAGACCATTGCGGTTGAAAACCCATCGACGGGCGAAATTATTGGGAAAATTGCCCGCGGCACTCCTGCGGAAGTGGATGCGGCCGTTTCTGCTGCAAATGCGGCGTTAAACGGCGAATGGGGTAGAATGACTGCGACGCAGCGCGGACGCATTCTCATGAAAATGTCAGAATTAGTGCTCAAGCGAGCCGAAGAACTCGCCATGATTGAGACATTGGATGTTGGCAAGCCGCTCAATCAATCTCGAAACGACTCCATTGCACTCGCACGCTATCTCGAATTCTATGCAGGCGCGGCGGACAAGCTGATGGGAACGACCATCCCTTACCAGGATGGGTTCACCGTCTATACCTTGCGGGAGCCACATGGGGTTTGTGGGATCATCATACCGTGGAACTACCCAATGCAGATTTTGGGGCGTGGCGTTGGAGCAGCCCTTGCCGCTGGCAACACTTGCGTTCTTAAACCGGCAGAAGACGCCTCTTTGTCATCATTGGCTTTTGCGGCAATCGCGCACGAAGCTGGTTTGCCAGCGGGCGTTCTCAATGTTGTAACGGGCTATGGCGCAGATGTAGGGGCAACTCTTTCGAGCCATTCGGGAATCCAGCACATCTCCTTTACTGGCTCCGTCGGAACCGGCGTTGCCATTCAGACTGCGGCGGCGAAGAACGTCGTCCCAGTGACATTGGAACTTGGCGGAAAATCGCCACACATCGTTTTTGATGATGTCGACCTCGAAAAGGCCATGCCAGTCCTCGTGGGCGCATGCATGCAAAATGCCGGTCAGACCTGTTCAGCAGCGTCTCGTGTTCTGGTACAGCGTGGCATTTACGAGGATGTGAAGCGACGCATGATCGAGATTTACGAAGGTCTCGTGGTCGGGCCGGCCGTTGAATCGCACAATCTAGGGCCTGTTGTTTCCAAAAAGCAGAAGCAAATCGTATCTGATTTTATCGAACGTGGAAACGCCGAGCTCAACGTCGCAGCGCAGGGCAAACTACATGCCGATGCACCGGCCGAAGGAAACTACATTCTGCCAACTCTGTTTTCGGAAGTAGAGCCGGATCATGCCCTCGCACAGCAGGAAATTTTTGGTCCGGTGCAGGTCCTCATTCCCTTCGATAGTGAGGAGGACGCTTTAAGGATCGCCAATGGCACCGAATACGGTCTTGTCGCGGGCGTTTGGACTCGTGACGGCGGCCGCCAGCTGCGCATGGCGCGCAAACTGCATTCTGGCCAGGTCTTCATTAACAATTATGGAGCCGGAGGCGGTATTGAGCTGCCTTTTGGCGGTGTTGGTAAATCCGGGCATGGGCGGGAAAAAGGCTTTGAAGCCCTTTATGGCTTTACGCACGTCAAAACCGTTACCATTTCGCACGGTTAA
- a CDS encoding metal ABC transporter ATP-binding protein has translation MPNTCLKFDDLTLGYNRHPAVHHLSGVVRKGSLLAVVGGNGSGKSTLMKGIVGMLRPMDGACSLAAGTRLAYLPQQSELDRSFPARVVDLVSLGLWPRRGVLGRHRAEDRQAVTNALKAVGLEGFEKRSIDTLSGGQMQRALFARVLVQDADLILLDEPFNAVDARTIIDLITLIKSWHDENRTVMVVVHDLDLVREHFPEALLLARQPIAWGEVQKTLSAENLLRARHYHETWNENAPWCEPAEVGHDHHHGHKHAQIEKPAITSQRVAAAAKA, from the coding sequence ATGCCCAATACCTGCCTGAAATTTGACGATCTGACGCTGGGATATAATCGCCATCCTGCTGTACATCATCTGAGTGGTGTCGTTCGCAAGGGTAGCCTTTTGGCGGTTGTTGGCGGCAATGGTTCGGGCAAGTCAACCCTGATGAAGGGTATTGTTGGGATGCTGCGGCCCATGGATGGCGCCTGCTCGTTAGCGGCTGGCACTCGACTTGCCTATCTGCCGCAGCAGTCGGAACTGGACCGCTCGTTCCCCGCACGTGTAGTTGATCTTGTGTCGCTTGGGCTGTGGCCTCGTCGTGGTGTTTTGGGTCGTCACCGCGCTGAAGACCGTCAGGCCGTCACCAATGCACTCAAGGCCGTCGGGTTGGAGGGCTTTGAAAAGCGATCAATTGATACACTCTCCGGTGGGCAGATGCAGCGGGCGCTGTTTGCACGTGTGTTGGTACAGGATGCCGATCTCATCCTTCTCGATGAGCCGTTCAATGCCGTTGATGCGCGCACTATAATTGATCTGATAACCCTGATCAAAAGTTGGCATGATGAAAACCGTACGGTGATGGTCGTTGTGCACGATCTTGATCTGGTGCGCGAGCATTTTCCGGAAGCGCTGCTGTTGGCACGGCAGCCGATCGCGTGGGGCGAGGTGCAAAAAACCTTGTCTGCAGAAAATCTTTTACGTGCCAGGCACTACCATGAAACCTGGAACGAGAATGCTCCGTGGTGTGAACCCGCAGAGGTTGGTCACGATCACCATCACGGCCATAAGCATGCACAAATTGAGAAGCCAGCTATTACTAGTCAGCGCGTAGCGGCTGCGGCCAAGGCATGA
- a CDS encoding metal ABC transporter permease gives MTMLYDALFLPFIEFAFMQRALGGALLLSLSACPVGVFLMLRRMSLTGDAMAHAILPGAAAGFLMYGLQIVPMTIGGLIAGIFVALGAGAVARLTVQKEDASLAAFYLISLSLGVLMVSLRGSSIDLMHVLFGTVLALNNDALNLIALVAITTLVSLGLFWRALVAECMDPLFLRSVSRLGSLVHFIFLGLVVINLVAGFQALGTLLSVGLMVLPATSARFWTQHVAAMCLLSVVIGVLSSVSGLLLSYHASLPSGPAIILSAGAIYFISVIASPRGLLLSRLPRSAHRAA, from the coding sequence ATGACCATGCTCTATGACGCTCTGTTCCTTCCCTTCATCGAATTCGCCTTCATGCAAAGGGCGCTTGGTGGCGCTCTGCTGCTGTCGCTGAGCGCTTGTCCGGTGGGCGTATTTTTAATGTTAAGGCGTATGAGCTTAACTGGCGACGCAATGGCTCACGCAATTCTTCCTGGTGCCGCTGCCGGCTTTCTCATGTACGGGTTGCAGATCGTGCCAATGACGATTGGCGGTTTGATCGCAGGCATTTTTGTGGCGCTCGGGGCTGGTGCGGTTGCACGTCTGACGGTGCAGAAGGAGGACGCCTCTTTGGCCGCCTTCTATTTGATCTCGCTGTCATTGGGCGTGCTGATGGTATCATTACGTGGATCGAGCATCGATCTCATGCATGTCTTGTTTGGCACCGTGCTTGCTTTGAACAATGATGCACTCAATCTCATTGCACTGGTTGCTATTACCACTCTGGTTTCTCTTGGGCTGTTCTGGCGCGCGCTAGTGGCCGAGTGTATGGATCCATTATTTTTGCGGTCAGTTTCCCGGCTTGGTTCGCTAGTGCATTTCATTTTTCTCGGCCTTGTCGTCATCAACCTCGTAGCCGGTTTCCAGGCACTCGGAACATTGCTGTCGGTCGGATTAATGGTTCTACCTGCGACATCCGCCCGGTTCTGGACACAGCATGTTGCTGCAATGTGTTTGCTCTCGGTCGTTATAGGAGTGCTCTCGTCAGTTTCGGGATTGTTGTTGTCCTATCACGCATCCCTGCCCTCGGGTCCGGCCATCATCCTTTCTGCTGGAGCAATCTACTTCATATCCGTCATTGCAAGCCCACGTGGCCTGCTTTTGTCGCGATTACCTCGCTCTGCTCACAGAGCCGCTTGA
- a CDS encoding metal ABC transporter substrate-binding protein translates to MNKRTLLLTGLIAASLGIFGAPVFAQDKKLSVVASFSILGDLAQQVGGEHIELKTLVGPDGDAHVYEPRPADAMALARADVIIVNGLLLEGFMQRLIEASQAEVPVTTVTDGANILNDPKGGHYHFVDGKAIFHATPNDPHAWQSVANVKIYVQNIEKAFCAADAEDCATYKSNAAAYIEKLAALDTDIKAQISAIPQDHRVAVVAHNAFRYFERDYGIAFLSPQGVSTESEASAADVASLIREIREKRAAAVFAENIADSRLVEQIASESGLTLGGTLYSDALSPSDGPAPTYIDMMRYNVKTLMSAINKS, encoded by the coding sequence ATGAATAAACGGACGCTCCTTCTCACTGGCCTCATCGCCGCCTCGCTCGGCATATTCGGCGCTCCGGTCTTTGCCCAAGATAAAAAGTTGTCAGTCGTTGCTAGCTTCTCCATCCTTGGCGATCTGGCACAACAGGTCGGCGGTGAACACATTGAGCTCAAAACACTTGTCGGGCCTGATGGTGATGCGCATGTCTATGAACCACGCCCAGCCGATGCCATGGCTTTGGCGCGCGCCGACGTCATCATTGTCAATGGTCTTCTGCTCGAGGGCTTTATGCAGCGCCTGATTGAGGCCAGCCAGGCAGAGGTGCCAGTCACCACCGTCACCGACGGTGCCAACATTTTAAACGACCCCAAGGGTGGGCACTATCACTTTGTCGATGGCAAAGCGATTTTCCATGCCACACCCAATGATCCGCATGCATGGCAATCGGTCGCCAATGTCAAAATCTACGTCCAGAATATTGAAAAGGCATTTTGTGCAGCCGATGCTGAAGATTGTGCGACGTACAAATCCAATGCCGCCGCCTATATCGAAAAGCTCGCAGCGCTCGATACAGACATAAAGGCGCAGATCAGCGCGATCCCGCAGGATCACCGCGTCGCTGTCGTCGCGCACAATGCCTTCCGTTATTTCGAGCGGGATTACGGCATTGCTTTCCTTTCTCCGCAAGGCGTTTCCACCGAATCTGAGGCATCTGCCGCCGATGTGGCTTCGCTGATCCGGGAGATCCGGGAAAAGCGTGCTGCCGCCGTCTTTGCCGAGAACATAGCTGACAGCCGTCTTGTCGAGCAGATCGCATCGGAATCCGGGCTGACGCTCGGAGGCACACTGTATTCGGACGCGCTGTCGCCATCTGATGGCCCAGCGCCAACCTATATCGATATGATGCGCTACAACGTCAAAACCCTCATGTCGGCTATCAACAAAAGCTGA